A portion of the Bacteroidota bacterium genome contains these proteins:
- the cysC gene encoding adenylyl-sulfate kinase, with protein MPGPAWSRPTTRWVQAAGKEFSMISGTQLREKLRTGAEIPNWFSYDEIVAELRKSYPPKEKQGFTVFFTGLSGSGKSTVANALVVRLLEFGERAVTLLDGDVVRTHLSKGLGFSREDRSTNVQRIGYVASEVTKHGGIAVCAPIAPYFADRKANRDLISSVGNYIEVFISTPLEVCEARDVKGLYKMAREGKIKEFTGISDPYEAPENAEIDIPSHTMPVQEAVDTIIAYLQNEGLLPA; from the coding sequence TTGCCCGGTCCGGCGTGGTCGCGGCCCACGACGAGGTGGGTGCAGGCCGCTGGCAAGGAGTTCAGCATGATCTCCGGCACGCAGCTCCGCGAGAAGCTCCGCACGGGCGCTGAGATCCCGAACTGGTTCTCGTACGACGAGATCGTCGCGGAACTGCGCAAGAGCTACCCGCCGAAGGAGAAGCAGGGCTTCACGGTCTTCTTCACCGGCCTCTCGGGCTCGGGCAAGAGCACCGTCGCCAACGCTCTCGTCGTGCGCCTGCTGGAGTTCGGCGAGCGCGCCGTGACCCTCCTCGACGGCGACGTCGTGCGCACGCACCTCTCGAAGGGCCTCGGCTTCTCGCGCGAGGACCGCTCGACCAACGTGCAGCGCATCGGCTATGTGGCCAGCGAAGTCACCAAGCACGGCGGCATCGCCGTCTGCGCGCCCATCGCGCCGTACTTCGCCGACCGCAAGGCCAACCGTGACCTGATCTCGTCCGTCGGCAACTACATCGAGGTCTTCATCTCGACGCCGCTCGAGGTCTGTGAGGCCCGCGACGTGAAGGGCCTCTACAAGATGGCCCGCGAAGGCAAGATCAAGGAGTTCACGGGCATCTCGGACCCCTACGAGGCCCCCGAGAACGCCGAGATCGACATCCCGTCGCACACGATGCCGGTCCAGGAGGCGGTCGACACGATCATCGCCTACCTGCAGAACGAGGGGCTGCTCCCCGCGTAA